A DNA window from Camelina sativa cultivar DH55 chromosome 13, Cs, whole genome shotgun sequence contains the following coding sequences:
- the LOC104736626 gene encoding uncharacterized protein LOC104736626 isoform X1 has protein sequence MGKTGVSSNQRTGVICMDDDWWQSRETESKTIMACHCQPPKYWDALQRICGQYDVSSEHMYDVDGARRELYEEDARADFSGGIGDGADEEDVRADYTPQTHEENTYFPDNSFIDPQETYEDVLSAATQETYGDIPVASTEEIHTRSGRHTTCAAPYSAGRGESNQRRSNSRVRSVGSRDRGNRRWHQFESSVTTAFQGIADARRVTVSALRPDRYSLEEYAKFKDAFAILNSLPIEKYKLFWKASAKLLKEDARWRNTFLDTSFESDEDRTQFLESITEVERLETVTPGNLSNFGSFLSGSSGGSVPSSGSSVGHLSGNSVGHSSGNFEYRFAEISQFQPSPAMGQLFPPPGVGFNMPGHMMGAPYVPMMFPQGFSGFPFVSSSPATQMMQTSSGVFNVWASTTIGGISTTQMGETSQGTRTNFFPGFVTPTRRSTDIGYRFGVPSGIGTQPRQLNFMDDKTSNNTTDNEKH, from the exons ATGGGTAAAACAGGTGTAAGTTCAAATCAGAGAACTGGAGTTATCTGTATGGATGATGATTGGTGGCAGTCGCGCGAGACg GAGAGTAAAACAATTATGGCTTGCCACTGCCAACCGCCAAAATATTGGGATGCACTACAACGTATTTGTGGACAATATGATGTATCAAGTGAACATATGTATGATGTTGATGGAGCACGAAGAGAGCTATATGAAGAAGATGCAAGAGCTGATTTCAGTGGTGGTATTGGTGATGgtgctgatgaagaagatgtaaGAGCTGACTACACACCTCAAACACATGAAGAAAATACTTATTTTCCAGATAACTCATTTATTGATCCACAAGAAACATATGAAGATGTTCTCTCTGCAGCAACACAGGAGACATATGGAGATATTCCAGTTGCATCAACAGAAGAAATCCACACTCGTTCAGGTAGACATACCACCTGTGCTGCGCCATACAGTGCCGGACGAGGAGAAAGTAATCAACGAAGAAGTAATTCACGAGTTCGTTCAGTTGGTAGTAGAGATCGCGGGAACCGTAGATGGCATCAATTTGAAAGTTCAGTTACCACTGCATTCCAAGGAATAGCAGATGCACGACGTGTGACTGTATCAGCCCTGCGACCTGATAGGTACAGTCTTGAAGAATATGCAAAATTTAAAGATGCATTTGCTATACTAAATTCTTTAccaattgagaagtacaaactATTTTGGAAAGCATCAGCGAAGCTGCTTAAGGAGGATGCAAGGTGGCGTAATACATTTTTAGACACTTCTTTTGAGTCAGATGAAGATAGAACCCAATTTTTGGAAAGTATAACTGAAGTGGAACGGCTAGAAACCGTAACTCCTGGAAATTTGTCAAATTTTGGGTCATTTTTAAGTGGTTCAAGCGGCGGAAGTGTGCCATCATCAGGAAGTTCTGTTGGACATTTGTCAGGAAATTCTGTGGGACATTCATCAGGAAATTTTGAATATAGGTTTGCTGAAATTTCACAGTTTCAACCATCTCCTGCTATGGGACAGTTATTTCCACCTCCGGGGGTAGGATTTAATATGCCTGGGCATATGATGGGTGCACCTTATGTACCGATGATGTTTCCTCAAGGATTTTCTGGTTTTCCTTTCGTGTCCTCGTCGCCTGCTACACAAATGATGCAAACATCTTCAGGAGTTTTTAATGTTTGGGCATCAACAACAATCGGTGGAATTTCAACTACTCAAATGGGAGAAACGAGTCAAGGAacaagaacaaatttttttccTGGTTTTGTAACGCCTACTAGACGGTCAACAGATATTGGATATAGGTTTGGTGTACCATCGGGAATTGGTACACAACCACGACAGTTAAATTTTATGGAtgataaaacatcaaataataCCACTGATAACGAGAAACATTGA
- the LOC104736626 gene encoding uncharacterized protein LOC104736626 isoform X2: MGKTGVSSNQRTGVICMDDDWWQSRETESKTIMACHCQPPKYWDALQRICGQYDVSSEHMYDVDGARRELYEEDARADFSGGIGDGADEEDQHRRHMEIFQLHQQKKSTLVQVDIPPVLRHTVPDEEKVINEEVIHEFVQLVVEIAGTVDGINLKVQLPLHSKE, encoded by the exons ATGGGTAAAACAGGTGTAAGTTCAAATCAGAGAACTGGAGTTATCTGTATGGATGATGATTGGTGGCAGTCGCGCGAGACg GAGAGTAAAACAATTATGGCTTGCCACTGCCAACCGCCAAAATATTGGGATGCACTACAACGTATTTGTGGACAATATGATGTATCAAGTGAACATATGTATGATGTTGATGGAGCACGAAGAGAGCTATATGAAGAAGATGCAAGAGCTGATTTCAGTGGTGGTATTGGTGATGgtgctgatgaagaagat CAACACAGGAGACATATGGAGATATTCCAGTTGCATCAACAGAAGAAATCCACACTCGTTCAGGTAGACATACCACCTGTGCTGCGCCATACAGTGCCGGACGAGGAGAAAGTAATCAACGAAGAAGTAATTCACGAGTTCGTTCAGTTGGTAGTAGAGATCGCGGGAACCGTAGATGGCATCAATTTGAAAGTTCAGTTACCACTGCATTCCAAGGAATAG
- the LOC104736625 gene encoding myrosinase 2-like, whose product MKFHWFALAFLLAVATCKGQEDYTCEENEPFHCNQTSRFNGKSFGEDFIFGVASSAYQIEGGRGRGLNIWDGFTHRYPEKGGADLKNGDTTCDAYTYWQKDLDVMDQLNATGYRFSFAWSRILPQGKRSRGVNQDGIDYYNSLIDGLIARNITPFVTLFHWDLPQTLQDEYEGFLNRPIIDDFKYYADLYFEKFGDRVKHWITINQLYTVPTRGYALGTDAPGRCSRTHDITCYGGNSSTEPYIVAHNQLLAHATVVDLYRTKYKDQGGMIGPVMITRGFLPFDDTPESKEATYRSKEFFHGWYVHIKDD is encoded by the exons ATGAAGTTTCATTGGTTCGCCTTAGCTTTCTTATTAGCTGTGGCGACATGTAAAGGCCAGGAAGATTATACTTGCGAAGAGAACGAGCCATTCCATTGTAACCAAACTAGTCGTTTCAATGGTAAAAGTTTCGGCGAAGATTTCATCTTCGGTGTAGCCTCCTCTGCTTACCAA ATCGAAGGTGGTAGAGGTCGTGGACTTAACATTTGGGATGGATTCACTCACCGATACCCAG AGAAAGGAGGAGCCGATTTGAAGAATGGAGACACTACTTGTGACGCATATACATATTGGCAG AAAGATTTAGACGTGATGGACCAACTCAATGCTACTGGCTACAGATTCTCCTTCGCGTGGTCAAGAATCCTTCCAC AAGGAAAGAGGAGTAGAGGAGTGAACCAAGATGGTATTGACTACTACAACAGTCTTATAGACGGCCTCATAGCAAGGAATATAACGCCGTTCGTTACCCTCTTTCACTGGGACCTTCCTCAAACACTACAAGATGAGTATGAAGGTTTCTTGAACAGACCGATCAT AGATGATTTCAAATATTACGCGGATCTATATTTCGAAAAATTTGGTGATAGGGTAAAGCACTGGATAACAATCAACCAGCTTTACACAGTACCTACGCGAGGATATGCATTGGGAACAGATGCACCTGGTCGATGTTCTCGTACGCATGATATAACATGTTACGGCGGAAACTCGTCAACTGAACCCTATATCGTTGCACATAACCAGCTTCTTGCTCATGCCACGGTCGTGGATCTTTACAGGACAAAATATAAG GACCAAGGAGGGATGATTGGACCTGTGATGATAACTAGAGGGTTTCTTCCGTTTGATGACACTCCAGAGAGCAAAGAGGCAACTTATCGGTCTAAAGAATTTTTCCATGGATGGTATGTACACATAAAAGATGATTAA
- the LOC104736628 gene encoding probable protein phosphatase 2C 72, translating into MGHCFSLPSSSSEIHEENEHGDGNAVVCYGEDQFGSDHDLPVHRLGSVCSIQGTKGLNQDHAVLNLGYGTRDTELCGVFDGHGKNGHMVSKVVRNRLPSILLTLKKELNQESNVCEEEAHKWEKACFTAFRLIDRELNLQVFDCSFSGSTGVVAITQGDDLVIANLGDSRAVLGTMTEDGEIRAVQLTSDLTPDVPSEAERIRMCKGRVFAMKTEPCSQRVWLPKQDIPGLAMSRAFGDFRLKDHGVIAVPEVFQHRLTSKDQFLVLATDGVWDMLSNDEVVSLIWSSGKKQVAAAKLVAESAEATWKKKLKSTKIDDITVVCLFLQNKEQVSCTMHT; encoded by the exons ATGGGTCATTGTTTTTCGTTGCCGTCTTCATCATCGGAGATTCATGAGGAGAATGAGCACGGTGATGGTAATGCAGTGGTGTGTTATGGAGAAGATCAGTTTGGTTCAGATCATGACCTTCCGGTTCATCGTCTTGGTTCGGTTTGCTCTATACAAGGAACTAAAGGACTTAACCAAGATCATGCTGTTCTTAACCTG GGATATGGAACAAGAGATACAGAGCTATGTGGAGTGTTTGATGGGCACGGTAAAAATGGGCACATGGTTAGCAAAGTGGTGAGGAATAGATTGCCATCGATTCTGTTAACACTAAAGAAAGAGCTAAACCAAGAATCTaatgtttgtgaagaagaagctcacaaATGGGAAAAAGCTTGTTTTACTGCCTTCAGACTCATTGATAGAGAGCTTAATCTTCAAGTCTTTGATTGCTCTTTCAGTGGCTCCACTGGTGTTGTTGCCATAACTCAG GGAGATGATCTCGTGATAGCGAACCTTGGTGATTCGAGGGCAGTGTTGGGGACAATGACCGAAGACGGTGAGATAAGGGCAGTGCAGTTAACATCGGACCTAACACCTGATGTCCCTa GTGAAGCAGAGAGGATCAGGATGTGCAAAGGTCGTGTTTTCGCAATGAAAACAGAACCGTGCAGCCAAAGGGTGTGGTTACCAAAACAAGACATACCAGGATTAGCGATGTCAAGAGCTTTTGGAGATTTTAGGCTCAAAGACCACGGAGTTATTGCGGTTCCAGAGGTTTTTCAACACCGATTAACTTCTAAAGACCAGTTCCTTGTACTCGCTACAGACGGG GTTTGGGATATGCTTAGCAATGATGAAGTTGTATCACTAATATGGAGTTCCGGAAAAAAGCAAGTTGCGGCCGCTAAACTGGTGGCAGAATCGGCTGAAGCTActtggaagaagaagcttaaatCGACGAAGATTGATGATATTACTGTAGTATGTCTTTTCTTACAGAACAAGGAACAAGTTAGTTGTACCATGCACACTTGA